One genomic window of Fusarium verticillioides 7600 chromosome 2, whole genome shotgun sequence includes the following:
- a CDS encoding actin cytoskeleton-regulatory complex protein END3 — translation MAPKIEAQEIETYWNIFSTRTGGGKFLTGEQAAPVLKNSGLRDDQLERVWDLADVDNDGNLDFEEFCVAMRIIFDILNGEYADVPTTLPDWLVPESKAHLVQAGQAITGKSVQFEQVEDDSEDLGLKDGFEWYMKPADKAKYEQIYQENRDMRGEVDFHALSDLYESLDVPDTDVRSAWNLINPSAQSTINKDACLAFLHILNYRHEGFRIPRTVPASLRSSFERNQIDYQVDNQRTGANSRWATKADDTTSTGRKAKFGDQYLTRLGRSGFKSSGTDFSTEKTEDWEEVRLKRKLQDLEDKIKKVEEIAERRKGGKRDSKPALVKKELDQLLEYKRRELRELEEGTGKSAAGGSLKSIQEDLQTVREQVEGLENHLRTREQVLEQIRREIEDEKRG, via the exons ATGGCTCCCAAGATCGAGGCGCAGGAAATTGAGACGTACTGGAATATCTTCTCTACGCGAACAGGAGGCGGCAAGTTCCTTACAGGTGAACAAGCCGCTCCTGTTCTGAAGAACAGTGGCCTCCGAGATGATCAGCTAGAACGAGTGTGGGATCTTGCGGACGTGGATAATGATGGAAACCTTGATTTCGAGGAGTTTTGCGTTGCCATGCGCATTATCTTTGATATCCTCAACGGA GAATACGCGGATGTGCCGACAACATTGCCCGACTGGCTTGTCCCTGAGTCCAAGGCTCATCTCGTGCAGGCTGGCCAAGCTATCACCGGAAAGTCAGTACAGTTCGAGCAGGTTGAGGACGACTCGGAAGACCTGGGGCTCAAAGACGGATTCGAGTGGTACATGAAGCCTGCGGACAAGGCCAAATACGAGCAGATCTACCAGGAGAACCGAGATATGCGCGGCGAGGTGGATT TCCATGCGCTCAGTGATCTTTACGAATCCCTTGACGTTCCCGATACTGATGTCCGATCCGCCTGGAATCTAATCAACCCCTCGGCGCAATCGACTATCAACAAGGATGCTTGTCTCGCATTCCTACATATCCTCAACTACCGACACGAGGGCTTCCGAATTCCCCGTACCGTTCCGGCCTCGCTTCGATCGAGCTTTGAGCGCAACCAGATTGATTATCAAGTCGACAATCAGCGAACAGGCGCTAACTCGCGATGGGCCACCAAGGCCGACGATACCACGAGCACCGGCCGCAAGGCTAAGTTTGGCGATCAATACCTAACGCGCCTGGGTCGAAGCGGCTTCAAGAGCTCGGGCACGGATTTCTCGACGGAAAAGACGGAGGACTGGGAAGAGGTTCGACTGAAGCGCAAGCTCCAGGACCTCGAGGATAAGATAAAGAAGGTGGAGGAGATTGCGGAACGTCGGAAAGGTGGCAAACGCGATTCTAAGCCTGCACTTGTTAAGAAGGAACTCGATCAATTGCTCGAATACAAGCGACGAGAACTTCGGGAATTGGAAGAGGGAACTGGTAAGAGCGCGGCTGGAGGAAGTCTCAAGAGCATACAGGAAGATCTCCAGACAGTCCGGGAGCAGGTTGAGGGTCTAGAGAACCACTTGAGAACACGAGAGCAAGTTCTTGAGCAGATCAGGCgggagattgaagacgagaagagaggatAG
- a CDS encoding isopentenyl-diphosphate delta-isomerase has product MSTTTTTTTQPITAESMLRLFPDIDTSSEPLSGHDEEQIRLMDEVCIVLDENDKPIGTASKKICHLMTNIDKGLLHRAFSVFLFNDKNELLLQQRATEKITFPDMWTNTCCSHPLHIPTETGATLEDSIAGVKRAAQRKLEHELGIKKEQVPFEDFHFLTRIHYKAPSDGKWGEHEIDYILFIKANVDLDINRNEVRDTQYVTPEKLKQQFDDPSLVFTPWFKLICNSMLFEWWQNLDSGLNKYMNEQEIRRM; this is encoded by the exons ATGTCTACAACAACTACCACCACAACCCAGCCTATCACGGCCGAATCTATGCTCCGTCTCTTCCCGGACATCGACACCAGCTCAGAGCCTCTCTCCGGTCATGACGAGGAGCAAATCCGTCTTATGGATGAGGTCTGCATCGTCCTCGACGAGAACGACAAGCCAATCGGTACCGCCAGCAAGAAGATCT GCCATCTCATGACCAACATCGATAAGGGCCTCCTCCACCGCGCCTTTTCCGTTTTCCTCTtcaacgacaagaacgagctcctccttcagcagcGCGCCACCGAAAAGATCACCTTTCCCGATATGTGGACAAACACTTGCTGCTCCCATCCTCTCCACATCCCTACCGAGACTGGCGCTACCCTTGAAGACTCTATCGCCGGTGTCAAGCGAGCTGCTCAGCGCAAGCTTGAGCACGAGTTGGGTatcaagaaggagcaggTTCCCTTTGAGGATTTCCATTTCCTCACCCGAATCCACTACAAGGCCCCCAGCGACGGCAAGTGGGGTGAGCACGAGA TTGACtacatcctcttcatcaaggccaacgtcGATCTCGACATTAACAGGAACGAGGTCAGAGATACACAATACGTCACTcctgagaagctcaagcaacaATTCGACGACCCCAGCCTGGTTTTCACACCTTGGTTCAAGCTCATTTGCAACTCCATGCTCTTTGAGTGGTGGCAGAACCTCGATTCCGGCTTGAATAAGTACATGAACGAGCAGGAGATTCGACGCATGTAA
- a CDS encoding replication factor A2 yields the protein MSAYSGFTKTSYGAQGGDDSGGFFAGGSQQGSQGGAGGKSYQDESLRPVTIKQILDAEEAYAGADFKIDGSPVTQITFVGQIRKIQPQPTNITLNIDDGTGMIEVKKWIDVDKQDDADPGFELESHVRIWGRLKSFNNKRHVGAHVIRPVADFNEVNYHMLEATYVHLYFTKGPLGGQGGANGDGDSMFVDGGGYNDNGGGNAGQAPTKLAGCSGLAKKMFNFMNDTPGGNEGVHLNVITNSTGMSVRDALTAADELLGQGLIYTTVDDETWAILEY from the exons ATGT ctgCTTACTCTGGATTCACAAAAACAAGCTATGGCGCCCAAGGGGGTGACGATTCTGGCGGCTTCTTCGCTGGTGGTTCACAACAGGGCAGTCAAGGCGGCGCCGGCGGCAAG TCATACCAGGACGAATCCTTGCGGCCTGTCACAATCAAGCAGATCCTCGACGCCGAAGAGGCATACGCTGGCGCAGACTTCAAAATCGACGGTTCCCCTGTGACACAGATCACATTCGTCGGACAGATTCGCAAGATCCAGCCTCAACCTACAAATATCaccctcaacatcgacgacgGAACCGGTATGattgaggtcaagaagtgGATCGACGTCGACAAGCAGGACGATGCTGATCCCGGTTTCGAGCTGGAGTCTCACGTTCGTATCTGGGGTCGTCTCAAgtccttcaacaacaagcgaCATGTCGGAGCTCATGTTATTAGGCCTGTGGCGGATTTCAACGAGGTCAACTATCACATGCTCGAGGCTACATACGTTCATCTCTATTTTACCAAGGGCCCTCTCGGTGGTCAAGGTGGCGCCAATGGAGACGGAGATAGCATGTTCGTGGATGGTGGTGGCTACAATGACAATGGAGGCGGCAACGCTGGCCAGGCGCCTACTAAGCTCGCTGGCTGCAGTGGgcttgccaagaagatgtTCAACTTCATGAACGACACACCTGGTGGCAATGAAGGTGTCCATCTCAAcgtcatcaccaactctaCTGGCATGTCAGTGCGGGACGCTCTCACCGCTGCTGACGAATTGCTTGGCCAGGGTCTTATCTACACCAcagttgatgacgagacatGGGCAATCCTCGAATACTAA
- a CDS encoding hypothetical protein (At least one base has a quality score < 10) — protein sequence MTLVRRTLTSRAARTSSFSSCVLSTKLAIKSASRPASLSSFLMISISSRLVRTGERTGPSRVRGSKEEILRIVTSSRERVFRRANRSCVCLSVALSGTTVNYR from the coding sequence ATGACCTTGGTCAGGCGCACCTTGACATCCAGAGCAGCAAGGACCTCGAGTTTCTCCTCATGTGTGCTCTCAACCAAATTAGCCATAAAGTCGGCAAGTAGACCAGCCTCGTTGAGCTCTTTCCTCATGATTAGCATTTCAAGTCGCCTTGTAAGGACTGGTGAAAGAACCGGGCCATCGCGGGTTCGAGGAAGCAAGGAGGAAATCCTGAGGATCGTGACGAGTTCTCGAGAACGGGTTTTTAGGAGAGCAAACAGGTCTTGCGTCTGTTTGTCGGTAGCATTGTCTGGAACAACAGTCAACTACAGGTGA
- a CDS encoding ATP-dependent protease La (At least one base has a quality score < 10), whose translation MNQNDDQESNELDELKRKLSNAKLPADAAKTVDREMRRLQKMQPMNQEYQVTRNWLETLAEIPWTVTTDDRLGPDTLNRARKQLDDDHYGLDNVKKRLIEYLAVLRLKQSINDEVEEKIKKAQEELGQAATSNEKEKGTAEEGSEIEGSAKPEMAKLDILKSQRMVDKSPIMLLAGPPGVGKTSLARSVATALGRKFHRISLGGVRDEAEIRGHRRTYVAAMPGLIVQGLRKVGVANPVFLLDEIDKIGQASIHGDPSAAMLEVLDPEQNYNFQDHYVGMPIDLSKILFIATANSLDTIPAPLLDRMETIYIPGYTTLEKRHIAMQHLVPKQIRVNGLAESQVAFNQEVVSKIIECYTRESGVRNLEREIGSVCRAKAVEYAEAKDGGHIDDYRSDLSVEDIENILGIEKFEEEIAEKTSRPGIVTGLVAYSSGGNGSILFIEVADMPGNGRVQLTGKLGDVLKESVEVALTWVKAHAFELGLTPEPTTDIMKERSIHVHCPSGAIPKDGPSSGIGQAIALISLFSGKPVPPTMAMTGEISLRGRVTAVGGIKEKLIGALRAGVKTVLLPAQNRKDVKDLPQEVKDGLEILHVSHIWEAIRLVWPDSHWAEDTNYRGIESRL comes from the exons ATGAACCAAAACGATGACCAGGAGTccaatgagcttgatgaatTGAAGCGCAAACTATCCAACGCTAAACTCCccgctgatgctgccaagacAGTCGATAGGGAGATGAGACGTCTTCAGAAGATGCAACCCATGAACCAAGAATATCAAGTGACACGCAATTGGCTCGAAACGCTAGCCGAAATCCCCTGGACAGTTACCACGGATGACCGCCTCGGCCCTGATACTCTAAACCGGGCGAGGAAGCAACTTGACGATGATCATTATGGACTGGATaatgtcaagaagaggctcatCGAATATCTAGCTGTCCTCAGGCTTAAGCAATCGATTAATgatgaggtggaggagaagatcaagaaggcacAAGAGGAATTGGGACAGGCCGCCACATCCAacgagaaagagaaaggaacaGCCGAGGAAGGCTCAGAGATTGAGGGAAGCGCAAAGCCTGAGATGGCTAAGCTTGACATCCTCAAGTCTCAGCGTATGGTGGACAAGTCTCCTATCATGCTCCTTGCTGGTCCCCCTGGTGTAGGAAAGACCAGTCTCGCGCGATCGGTGGCTACAGCTCTTGGCCGCAAGTTTCACCGTATCTCGCTTGGGGGTGTGAGAGACGAGGCCGAGATTCGGGGACATCGAAGGACCTATGTCGCGGCAATGCCAGGTCTCATTGTGCAGGGTCTCAGGAAGGTCGGTGTTGCCAATCCTGTTTTcctgcttgatgagattgacaaGATCGGGCAAGCCAGCATTCATGGCGATCCCTCAGCTGCCATGTTGGAAGTCCTAGACCCGGAGCAAAACTACAACTTTCAGGATCACTATGTGGGCATGCCGATTGATCTCTCCAAAATTCTTTTCATTGCCACGGCCAATAGCCTGGACACTATCCCCGCCCCTCTGCTTGACCGAATGGAGACTATCTATATTCCTGGCTACACAACACTCGAGAAGCGGCACATTGCTATGCAGCACCTGGTCCCCAAGCAGATCAGGGTTAACGGATTGGCCGAGTCTCAGGTTGCATTCAACCAGGAAGTTGTTTCCAAAATCATCGAGTGTTACACTCGAGAGTCTGGGGTTCGCAACCTGGAGCGTGAAATTGGCTCTGTTTGCCGTGCTAAAGCTGTCGAGTATGccgaagccaaagatgggGGTCACATAGATGATTACCGTTCTGATCTCAGTGTGGAAGATATTGAGAACATCCTAGGCATTGAGaagtttgaagaagagattgctgagaagaCGAGCCGCCCCGGTATCGTGACGGGCTTGGTTGCTTATAGTTCCGGCGGTAACGGAAGCATCCTGTTTATTGAGGTTGCCGATATGCCCGGCAACGGGCGGGTTCAGCTCACAGGCAAACTCGGCGATGTGCTGAAGGAGAGTGTTGAGGTTGCCTTGACCTGGGTCAAAGCACATGCTTTCGAGCTAGGCCTCACTCCAGAGCCCACTACGGATATCATGAAAGAGCGTAGCATCCATGTGCACTGTCCATCGGGCGCTATTCCCAAGGACGGTCCCAGCAGTGGAATTGGCCAGGCGATCGCACtcatctccttgttctcgggGAAGCCGGTACCACCAACCATGGCAATGACG GGCGAGATTTCTCTCCGGGGCAGAGTTACAGCCGTCGGAGGTATCAAGGAGAAACTCATCGGCGCCCTCCGAGCTGGCGTCAAGACTGTGTTACTTCCGGCACAGAACCGCAAGGATGTCAAAGATCTTCCGCAGGAGGTCAAAGATGGACTCGAGATCCTTCACGTCAG CCATATCTGGGAGGCGATTCGTCTTGTCTGGCCAGACTCACATTGGGCAGAGGACACTAACTACCGAGGCATCGAGAGTCGACTCTAA
- a CDS encoding DNA mismatch repair protein MLH1 has protein sequence MATDADVDMGGAPTASDDILNVPPSGTKRNADGQPIDNLPAKSDAPRRIRALDPNVVNKIAAGEIIVAPVHALKELIENAVDAGATSLDVLAKDGGLKLLQITDNGCGIQKEDLAILCERHTTSKITSFEDLAAIATYGFRGEALASISHIAHLSVTTKTKDSDLAWRAHYLDGKLAPAKPGQSAEPKGVAGRPGTQITVEDLFYNIPTRRRAFRSPADEFNKIIDMVGRYAVHCKGVGFACKKAGEASTNLSIQAQATVIDRIRQIHGSAVANELLEFSVAEDRWGFKAEGFTTNANYSVKKTTLLLFINHRCVESTHIKKAIEQTYANFLPKNGHPFIYLSLEIEPARVDVNVHPTKREVHFLNEDEIIQSICEHIESKLAAVDTSRTFMTQTLLPGAKVIDFTPQTESDGTPSRRTPASKKRRYSNDLVRTDTTERKITSMFARAGPSESTGSMDRTAEKTTAPEAQEYEIVERELVQCRLNSVKKLRDEVREDTHHDLTEIFSTHTFVGIVDERRRLAAIQGDVRLYLIDYGRTCYEYFYQLALTDFGNFGAIKFNPSLDLRELLRKAAEIEKSSITSPEDDFEVETLVDRVADQLIERREMLLEYFSLEISPAGELVSLPLLLKGYTPPLVKLPRFLLRLGPSVDWTEEKACFDSFVRELATFYVPEQLPSLPGDADSIREEDIPEELRARRQHIRHAIEHVFFPAFKARLVATRSLMEDGVLEVANLKGLYRVFERC, from the exons ATGGCAACAGACGCGGATGTTGATATGGGAGGTGCCCCAACAGCCTCCGATGACATCCTGAATGTTCCCCCAAGTGGGACAAAAAGAAACGCCGATGGGCAGCCTATTGACAATTTGCCCGCAAAAAGTGATGCACCTCGCAGAATCAGG GCACTCGACCCAAACGTGGTGAACAaaattgctgctggtgaaATCATTGTGGCTCCTGTTCACgctctcaaggagctcatcgaGAATGCGGTCGATGCTGGTGCGACCTCTCTGGATGTCCTTGCCAAGGATGGAGGGCTCAAGCTGCTACAGATAACGGACAATGGTTGTGGTATCCAG AAAGAAGACTTGGCCATTCTTTGTGAGCGTCACACCACATCTAAAATCACCAGCTTTGAAGATCTGGCAGCCATTGCGACATATGGCTTCAGGGGCGAGGCTCTTGCCAGTATCAGCCACATCGCCCATCTCTCCGTGACCACCAAGACGAAAGATTCAGATCTGGCATGGAGAGCCCACTACCTTGATGGAAAGCTTGCGCCGGCAAAGCCTGGCCAGTCGGCAGAGCCCAAAGGCGTTGCAGGTCGTCCTGGCACACAAATCACAGTGGAAGACCTTTTCTATAATATACcgactcgaagaagagccttTCGTTCGCCGGCTGATgagttcaacaagatcatcgatATGGTTGGTCGGTACGCTGTGCACTGCAAAGGCGTTGGATTCGCTTGCAAGAAGGCAGGCGAAGCCTCGACAAATCTATCGATACAAGCTCAGGCCACTGTCATTGATCGCATTCGTCAAATCCACGGTAGTGCCGTGGCTAACGAGCTTTTGGAATTCTCAGTCGCCGAAGACCGGTGGGGTTTCAAAGCTGAAGGCTTCACAACCAATGCAAATTACTCCGTCAAAAAGACAACACTtttgctcttcatcaatcatcGATGTGTAGAATCAACCCACATAAAGAAGGCAATCGAGCAAACCTATGCTAATTTCTTGCCTAAGAACGGCCATCCATTCATCTATCTTAGTCTTGAAATCGAACCAGCTCGGGTGGATGTCAACGTTCATCCAACAAAGAGAGAGGTTCACTTCCTCAACGAAGACGAGATCATTCAATCTATATGTGAGCATATCGAGTCTAAACTTGCTGCAGTGGATACGAGCCGGACATTCATGACACAGACACTTCTTCCTGGTGCAAAAGTGATCGATTTCACCCCACAAACAGAAAGTGACGGCACGCCGAGTCGAAGAACTCCAGCATCAAAGAAGCGAAGATACTCGAATGACCTAGTGAGGACGGACACAACTGAGCGGAAGATTACATCGATGTTTGCCCGAGCTGGCCCAAGCGAGTCGACCGGCTCCATGGACCGCACAGCGGAAAAAACTACTGCCCCTGAAGCTCAGGAATACGAGATAGTTGAGCGCGAGCTGGTGCAATGCCGACTGAACAGCGTAAAAAAGTTGAGAGACGAAGTTAGAGAAGATACGCACCACGATCTAACCGAGATATTTTCCACCCATACTTTCGTGGGTATCGTTGATGAGCGAAGACGGTTGGCGGCAATCCAAGGCGATGTCAGACTGTACCTGATCGATTACGGGCGAACTTGCTACGAGTACTTTTACCAACTGGCCCTTACAGATTTTGGTAATTTTGGTGCCATCAAGTTCAACCCCTCGTTGGACCTTCGCGAGCTACTTCGAAAGGCAgcagagattgagaagagctCTATAACCTCGCCTGAGGATGATTTCGAAGTCGAAACCTTGGTAGACCGGGTAGCGGATCAGCTCATTGAGCGCCGCGAGATGCTTCTTGAGTACTTCTCTCTCGAAATATCACCTGCTGGCGAACTCGTGTCATTACCACTACTATTGAAGGGGTACACACCACCTCTCGTTAAACTCCCCcgcttcctcctccgccttgGCCCTAGTGTTGACTGGACTGAGGAAAAGGCCTGCTTTGACTCTTTCGTACGCGAACTAGCCACCTTTTACGTTCCAGAACAATTGCCAAGTTTGCCCGGGGACGCAGACAGTATTCGTGAGGAGGACATCCCAGAAGAGTTGCGGGCAAGGCGGCAACATATCAGACACGCTATTGAGCACGTCTTCTTTCCAGCATTTAAAGCGAGGTTGGTAGCGACCAGGTCGctgatggaagatggagttCTGGAGGTTGCAAATTTGAAAGGCCTTTATCGGGTTTTTGAACGGTGTTAA
- a CDS encoding hypothetical protein (At least one base has a quality score < 10) — protein MTPARGRTKARFWAGDEEMANKKDDDLHLPGHRYHNSGSGPQWQATPRAPRRSSVGRLISYLVLISIVFFIIYNFISSPDSSTDAASERSAPGRKQGQDKVYHRGPLKFPELAETLRNIQGPAALTRGTKNILFAASSINSASTLLPMACQMSAQEKNHVHFALMSREEIPIKELLEINGIDKSDRSCKIYVHDARTDYASTSSELRLKLAAIRAFFYIENFMHPQAIIVDSTQKEEDYFLQAIRDQITGTRSALIELPEKPETRLAWISKLDASALAAWNKVHFDILVQAPPIGTANLQRLLTSLRKADKSALSVPQLTVELPPVVEKPLENFLSGFHWPSKASGQLPQSQMLSLRHRISSRKMDEEESSVRFLESFWPSKPSHNHVLVLAAHTEVSPQFFNYVKYTLLHSLYSHSSILQDWNENIMGISFHSPSTLLDDTTPLAVPPAEGTDEKSGSSPFFWQAPTSNAVLFMGDKWVELHGYVSRIIEKQQTGTETPAFLAKKSTSKKHPAWLEYVLQLSQLRGYVTLYPRPETASTILGAHSDLPNTPEEYLGEGDENDKTREADSATSKFDPASPVDMLTTLPREGDLLALGDLPLVSWDGKSTSLAELETTSIELTKQFRQDVGGCPPSAINDEDEFGQPRRNKDASDLFCKNKGTASADIATEAKDIKETA, from the exons ATGACGCCTGCGCGCGGCAGAACAAAAGCACGCTTCTGGGCAggggatgaggagatggccaaTAAAAAGGACGACGACCTTCACCTCCCAGGGCATCGCTATCATAACTCGGGATCTGGTCCTCAATGGCAGGCTACGCCGCGTGCTCCCCGCCGTAGCTCCGTCGGTCGCCTTATTTCATACCTAGTCTTGATATCgatcgtcttcttcataaTATACAATTTCATATCGTCCCCCGATAGCTCGACCGATGCGGCATCAGAGAGGTCTGCGCCGGGGCGCAAACAAGGACAGGACAAGGTCTACCACAGGGGACCCCTCAAATTCCCAGAGCTCGCAGAGACGTTGCGCAATATTCAGGGACCGGCGGCGCTTACGAGAGGAACAAAGAACATTCTATTCGCTGCCTCCAGTATCAACAGCGCCTCTACTCTGCTGCCAATGGCTTGCCAGATGTCGGCGCAAGAAAAGAACCATGTTCATTTTGCGCTTATGAGTAGGGAAGAGATCCCCATCAAGGAACTCCTCGAGATAAACGGCATCGACAAGAGCGACAGGAGCTGCAAGATATATGTACACG ATGCCCGTACTGACTATGCTTCCACGTCTTCCGAGTTGAGGCTGAAACTCGCTGCTATCCGTGCATTCT TCTATATTGAAAACTTCATGCACCCTCAAGCAATTATTGTTGACTCTACtcagaaggaagaagattACTTCCTCCAAGCCATACGGGATCAGATCACTGGGACGAGGTCTGCTCTTATAGAGCTGCCAGAAAAGCCAGAAACTCGTCTTGCGTGGAtttccaagcttgatgcttcaGCATTGGCTG CCTGGAACAAGGTGCATTTCGACATATTAGTTCAGGCACCTCCCATTGGTACAGCCAATCTACAAAGACTCCTCACCTCGCTGCGCAAGGCCGATAAGAGTGCCCTGTCGGTTCCCCAGCTTACAGTCGAGCTGCCTCCGGTTGTAGAAAAGCCATTGGAGAACTTCTTGTCTGGTTTCCATTGGCCCTCCAAGGCTTCTGGTCAGCTCCCTCAATCGCAGATGCTctctcttcgtcatcgaATATCATCACGGAAaatggatgaggaagagagctcAGTCCGATTTCTAGAATCGTTCTGGCCAAGCAAGCCCTCGCACAACCATGTGCTTGTCTTGGCAGCTCACACTGAGGTCTCACCTCAATTTTTCAACT ATGTGAAATACACCCTTCTTCATAGCCTATACTCGCACTCTTCCATTCTTCAGGACTGGAATGAGAACATCATGGGCATCAGTTTCCACTCTCCCAGCactcttcttgatgatacAACACCCCTAGCAGTCCCGCCAGCTGAGGGCACGGACGAAAAGAGCGGTTCAAGTCCCTTCTTTTGGCAGGCCCCAACTAGCAATGCTGTTCTGTTCATGGGAGACAAGTGGGTTGAGCTGCATGGCTATGTGTCACGCATTATAGAAAAGCAACAAACAGGAACAGAGACGCCAGCCTTCTTAGCTAAGAAGAGCACGAGCAAGAAACATCCGGCCTGGTTGGAGTATGTACTTCAGCTATCACAGCTTCGGGGGTATGTGACTCTGTACCCGAGACCGGAAACGGCGAGCACTATATTGGGGGCACACAGCGACCTTCCCAACACTCCAGAGGAGTACTTGGGCGAAGGCGATGAAAACGATAAGACCAGAGAGGCAGACAGTGCAACGTCAAAGTTCGACCCAGCATCCCCAGTCGATATGCTCACAACATTACCTCGTGAAGGTGACCTACTGGCATTAGGTGACTTACCACTCGTTTCCTGGGATGGCAAATCAACATCACTCGCAGAGCTTGAAACGACCTCAATAGAGCTTACAAAACAATTCCGTCAAGATGTTGGCGGGTGTCCACCGAGCGCCATAAACGACGAGGACGAGTTTGGGCAGCCGAGGCGCAACAAAGACGCCAGTGATCTCTTTTGTAAAAACAAGGGCACAGCCAGTGCAGATATAGCG